From the genome of Glycine soja cultivar W05 chromosome 14, ASM419377v2, whole genome shotgun sequence:
TCAGGAAACATCAATAATCTCATTTCTCTCATTTTAACAGGATCAAGCCTAagatgagaaggaagagaatgagaaagTTCAAGTTCATTGGTATTTGATGGTGATTCTTTCTCAACATCATATACCTCAGCATCATCCATAGCAATGTCttcctcatcatcatcaccaaaCCCAAATCTGCTGAAGTGTCCAACTAAGAATTTCCACTCACCAGTCACTAGATCAAAGGAAATAAATTGTGCCTTCTGTctctttgtaatttgttttaatttgctaACCATAACATCTTCCTTCCCCTCCTTAGACTTCAATATTTCACTGTCTAATACCAAAACTACTTCAGCTGCCTTGTTAAGGCCCTGGCCAACAGCAGGCTTATCATTTTCATCACTGTATACAACTATCTCATGCCTATGAAACTTCACAATTTCATCTATACGTAACCCCCTGACATCAGTTTCATTGAGATACCTGACATATCCATAACCAAATCTTCCAACAGTGAAATCAGGGACACGGCTGCAATAACCAGGTTCAACGAGTTCCCTGGCCACTAATTCCTTCAAAGATGGTTTGGTATAATAACCGGACGAGTTCAAGATAGGTAGGGAAGCTTCAGTTTCTGTCATGATATCAATGGATGGATGAAAGCAGCCTTTATAAACCCTTCTTCTCTTGCAAGTGTGCAAAATGCATGAATCAGAGACACCTCCAACGTCACATTCCATCACAAAGCTAGGTCAAAGAGAAGCGTTGCGTTCTGCACATTGAAATTTGAACGCAATTCCCTGATGTAGTCtctaaaacagaaaaataaaaataaaaattaagcacATGTGCCAGCAAGGGGAACTGGATGTTGCATCTTATCGTATGGAAACACCACGAAACAAGCAAATGATAGGAATATACAGGTTTCAATTTACCTCTTAggttaacttaaaataaaacgATAGAagctaaaagaaaagaaaacaggcAATATAGCTAGACTACACAACAGAGGCATTTACttataatgaataaatatgAGTTTGAGAATATGAAAACTAAACATTATTTGACGAAGCAGTTATACAGATCAACCTTACTGAAAGTGCGGCATAGCATGTAGAAGCACAGAAAtaaaacgaaaagaaaaacCTAATACATAGAGTTAAGTAGCATCTTAGTGCGTAAAAAAGAAGAACGAAAGAAATGAAGTAGGGTGAAGTGGGAATAGATTAAGATGAACTCACATCAAAGCTGGAGCAGCAAGCAACGACGCTGGAGCGAGCCAGGACGGAGTGGTTTAGCGGGATTTGGGAACCAAAACTGAACTTGGGCCGAGTTTTAATACTACAACAAAGACGGCAAATCTACAATGGGTATTTAGTATTTACACTCTCCCTATTATCATTTCTACTCCCCCTTGGTTTCTTTTAttcttgaaaaaatatattactaagaAGTAAGAAtatatcctttttcttttataaaaaggtataaactctattttttgcacttcattttcattcttttctaccaatttttttctcttctttctctttatcAGAATTTTACGCTAACTTCGTTTCATTACAATCTTATATTGAATTTGATCGttcttctaaaatattttaatcgaATTCTCCATACTGTACACTCTGAAATAAAGGAAAAGCCTCCGAGCTTAAAAAGCCTTATGAAGACATACttaacattacaaaaaaaaaaaaggtattgattcaaatatgtgacttgtgaaaagataaaatagttcCATAAATACTTTTTGAAATAGTTCTGAAAGTTAATGTTAAGAATAGatataatcaataatatatCATCCCAAAACAAATGAATTCTTCAATAATCTAGTGTATGTTTGGAATTCAGTTTCTTCCGACGTGAATGCCTGCCTGTCTTACTCAATGAGAGGGATTGCTTCCATGTTCACTGTTCCGAAAAGTAGAAATATCTGTTTGAGGTTCTTCAAACGACAATCCAAACACATGATTAATCTCTTCGTCAAACACATCTTTACAACATGTAGATATTTCAAAACAAGCTCTGAATATTTAAGTATTACATACTAAGTACTACATTTGATCTTTAGATATTATTGTTCATGTGTACTTACAAATAGAATTCCCCCTGATATAAAGACAGGTTGGGCTGTATTGGGCCAAGGCCCATGAATTCCACACCGCTGAAGGGagggttcttcttcttcttcttcatatttttcttttttccttaaaacCCTCTTCTCTgcttgctgctgctgctgctgccacTTTTCGTTGAGTTGCGTCGTCTCtctaacaaaacaaacaaaaaaaaaaatgatttctgCGATTTCGTGGGTGCCCAAAGGGGTTTCGAAGTCGGAACTTGTCGTGGCTGAACCTCCTCCCGAAGAGGAAATTCAAGAGATAATAGCCAACCACGCAACCAAAAGGTGGTCCTTTTGTTTGGttccataaaaaattatcattcacCAATAAAACCCTAacatccactttttttttttatgtgcagTGGAGACAGTGACAATGAAGACGCTAACAACGATGACGTTGTGGCACAAGCATTAACCGTAGCAGACGCAGTTGGCAAGGCCTCCACTGGAACCTGTGACGAAATAACCCTTGCGTTTAAGGACCTTGACATGGACCTTTATGATGACGAAGATGAAGGTACGTAATTCTGCATTATATATGATCAATCATTGCTTGTATTTATATGTATGCAATGCAGCAGCAGCATAAACTTACGTTTGTCATTTGTTTAGGAATTGAGGTGTTCAGTTCTGGAATTGGCGATCTTTATTATCCCAGTAACGACATGGATCCCTATCTTAAAGATAAAAACGTAAGTTCCAGCACTTGTTGTCATTTTATTAGCGTTGCGGTTAAGGCCCGTGTCTTCTTATTATCTTACGTTGTTTATGATGCTTCaggatgatgattctgaagaaCTCGAAGACATGATCATTAACCCAACTGATTCTGTCGTTGTTTATGCATGTACTGAGGATGAAGTCAGTTATCTTGAGGTTAGTGAATTAGTTGTTTTGTGACTTGTCAAGTTAAGTCCTCGTATATCATACAGATATATACTTATCACTCctttctttctgcaatgccaggtttGGGTTATCGAGGATGCCGATTCTAGTGAAATGAACATGTATCCTCACCATAATATCATTATTCCAGCATTTCCACTCTGCACAGCTTGGCTCGATTGCCCCCTTAAAGGAGGAGAAAGAGGTTCTTTGCACGATACCTCTTGTGTGTCTATTTGTGTTGATCGTTGTTTGAGTTGCTTGATTGTTTGTTTTGTGCAATTCGACTTTTCTCCATCCCCAGCACTCAccatttaattgaattgaaggGCGCTCCTAGaaaagtgaaataaataacAAGTCTGGACGAAAACTTGTAAACTGTCTTAATTATATGCTCTGATTATTTTTGCCTTCATTTTACTatgccaaaaatgaaaaatatgaacaaTTTATATATCATCCAAAGGTGAAGTGGAAAAATTGTAATGGAAAGTTgcatttcatttgaaaatagaGTGAGATTAGTATATGCTGTTCACTTCTGTTGTGTAGaccattaaaaaatttcttcaaagTTTGAGTAACTGTCTAGGTTTGAACTACCTGAAATCACCACCATTGCAATTtgtgtttaaaattttacttgatACCTACTTGATATATCTTTGCTTTATCTTATtagcttaaaataattttattatgatcACAGGGAACTTCATAGCTGTTGGTTCAATGGAACCGTCCATAGAAATTTGGGACCTTGATGTTGTAAGTGGTTTGAGTATATAAATTTAACTGTGCTGTCTTAAACTTCATATACAAAAAGAGAgatatttttttctgaatacCTTGTAATTTTCCTTTGCTCTCAGATTGATGAGGTGCAGCCATGTGTGGTTTTGGGTGGAtttgaagagagaaagaaaaagggaaaaaaggtTTGTTCtacatttttgttaatttcaatCCCCTTATAATCATGTGTTTACCTCAAAATGGCAGCATacttaattatgatttatttgtgGAAATTGCATATGTTGTGCTGTTTGTAAGGTTTGAGctctttgaaaatttaaatgcaGTTAAGTTGCAAATTATTGTTGATAATTCAAGTATTATTGTACATGTGCAagtatatatatgcatgtgcACTTAAATCGATACCCTTAGCTTAGCTTTTTCCAGAAAATTGTGATTATTTACCTTAAATCTTCAAATCTACCTTTTTACTTATGAAACTTAATCATTCATGTGCATTTTTGTCCATTGTTAGCATTCTGACTCAATAAAATGATAGAAACCTAGTatcttattagaaaaaaatagggAAAATCTCCCCTGATTACAACACTGCAGAACTTTGATGATGTGCACCTCCCAATGCCAAAAGGCCCTAATTGCCTCTCACAATGACAAAATGCTTTCCTTTGCTCTCTTCAGTTGTACATGTGAATTCACTTCAATGATCGTAGCTAACTAACTACTAATATATGGGTTAGTTGATCTCTTACTACAaaagatagtgaaaatctcCCCTGGTTACTGCATTGCAGAACTTCGAGGGTCTGCACCACCCAATGCCTAGAGGCCCTAGTTTCCTCTCACAAATGGCACCCTTTCCTCTCATCTGTTCTAAGTGATACCCTTCACTGATTGCAACTAACTAATAAATAACTACTAACCAACTAATTAAAGTAACTGATGGCTTAGCTAACAAAACTCAACTAACTAATGGTTTATCTAACATAAAACTTAATTGAGTATATCTTTTGATGTTTTCTGAATTTTGTAACTTTTTATTTGGGATTGTGAATAGCTTTAGATGGAACTGAAATTGCAGATGTCTTGTGCATATGAGGATTGAAGCTACTAGTATGAAAATCCATATTTTTTCTTGTACTATTTTATTAGACtttcatcattattttttaatacttatagaTTTTTGAAGTAAATATGTTTGGCCATTTcttattaaaattgttttcttgCAGAAATCAATCAAATACAAAGATGACAGCCACACTGACTCAGTACTTGGTCTTGCTTGGAACAAGGAGTACAGGTTTGTTGAATTAAAACTGGATTCtgcttttattttctctgtCGGATGCTTTCTGGAACCTAAAAgtttatacacacacacacacttttgaACTCTCTTCCTTGACACCTCTCttgacttttattttcttaaaaaaaggaaCATACTAGCAAGTGCCAGTGCTGATAAGCAAGTGAAGATTTGGGATGTGGTTGCTGGGAAGTGTGATATTACAATGGAGCATCACTCAGACAAGGCAAGAAATTAGCTAGAgcatagtttattttttatcatgaggttaattcattttattgatGAAACCgacttttttctcttcttgttgACACACTTCCTtagaattattatataatttagaaCAGTTATGATTTAAAACATCAAAGATATGATTTAAAACATCAATAGATTTAGGTGATTTTTGCTGCACTATTATGAACCAAGATGGAACAGTTATgataattaatcatttaatcTTCTGCTTTGAATTAAATGCTTTATTCAATCTATATGTATGTGAGAAACAAATTTACAAGTCTTTCTTGGGTCTTTGTTGAGCAATGctccacatttttttataagggAAAAAAATTTCTCCTTCCTTAGTTGAATCAtttgatgcattttttttttttaattgtctgtttctactttaaaatatttgagtCAATACAGTTCCTGATGTCTTTCAGATTTATCTCTTGTCCATCTATTCTCACAGGTTCAAGCAGTTGCTTGGAATCATCATGCACCACAGGTTCTTCTTAGTGGTTCATTTGATCATACTGTCGTCTTGGTAATGATCTGATCCAATATTCCTTTGTTACTCGGCTTTTCAGTATTTTGCTGTCATTGATTACTTATTATACTGTGCACTTTGGTTGTATATTGATGTGCTAAAAGAGGCATTCCAATTaaaaatcttgttttttttgtttaaaaattcatatagtTATCTAATATTTATAGCTTTTACACTTTGCAGAGGGATGGAAGGATGCCATCACATTCTGGCTACAAGTGGTCAGTCACAGCTGATGTAGAGAGCTTGGCATGGGATCCGCACACTGAGCACTCTTTTGTGGTGTGTTATAGTTATTTCTAGGACCTGAGTACtaacatttcttttcttttctttacatttttttgataaaacatACTAGcactttttttgcattttttaatgataaaataattaccaACATTCTTTTAGCTACTAACTTCccagtatatttttatttatttatgattatttgatTTATATCAGACAAAAAAAGGGGTTTTGTGGTGGGAGAGGGGCCAATTCTTATTCTGTAagatcaaatttcaattttgatttccTGGATGCACAGGTATTGGTTCACTAATAGTGATTTAATTGTTCTGTTAGGTGAGTCTTGAAGATGGTATTGTCAAGGGTTTTGATATACGGACTGCCAACTCTGATTCCTCATCAGATCCGAGTTCTACTTTTACACTTCATGCACATGACAAAGCTGTTACCTCAGTATCCTATAATCCATCGGCACCCAATGTATGTATCTTCAACAGTTTGGTTAGAATATCAACTGATTATGTATTTTAGTTTAACCTGTGCCCTGTTGACATGACTTCATGCAGCTTCTTGCCACTGGATCCATGGACAAAACGGTAATAGTGAAgtcaattttgttatttttcggTATACTGTACTTTGCTGATTGGAATTCTTCTCATTTGGCTGCTATTATTTGTCACAGGTAAAACTCTGGGATTTGTCGAACAACCAACCCTCTTGTGTAGCATCTAAATCTCCGAGAGCAgtatgtttcctttttttttaaaaaaaaaaatgggaaagtTTCAATGAATcataatatatttgttaaattgGCACTGATGACTTGTATCTTTTTTATGGTGTTTGTTTGTTAGGGGGCTATCTTTAAAATTTCTTTCTCTGAGGACAACCCCTTCTTGTTGGCTATAGGAGGCTCAAAGGGTAAATTGCAAGTAAGTGAAAAGTGCAGATGAGCAATGCTTTCGTACTCTGATTATTGGTGTGAAATTGACTTGACTGTTGTAACTGGTTATAATTTGTAGGTATGGGACACCTTATCTGATTCTGGCATCTCTAGAAGATACGGGAACTACAACAAGAATAGATCGCAATCTGGGTCTTGATATAATTGAGTTGTGCTGCTGAAGTTGTGTTGCACAAATCAAAATTTTGGGATTCACTgcaaaaatgcttttttttttttttttgttgcatccTAATAACCTAATTTGAAATACAGATCTGAATGGATTGAACATAAATTGTTTTATGTGATTCCaacactttttagtttttactttttagtttgGACATCTTTTTGGGGACAAAACCCAAAAGAAAATTACGAAGACATACTAACAAAAACACTATGAAACACTTTCCATAAAGTGTAATGATAATCACTAACATCTaacattttttgataaaaaaaactgtagactttaatatatttatttaattttatcacaGTTTTAAATCAAcgattttctaataaaaaattgagggtatttattttctttatctcttCATTATTTTAGAAGCACAAAATCCTTAATACATATATACCAAAATATACTCTTGAATATTTCACATAACTACAAATATCCGAGCCTTTGGAAATAATTATGAAACCTAATATATAGACAAGAGACTAGAAgcaattatgaatgaaaatagaCTAGGTCAAGTTACGCATTGTTGGATCTAAGCTTAGCATGTTTGTCTCAAATGACTTTTTTAAAAGGCATGTCTTAACttacataaaagtttgacatgaagtttaattgttttatcttttaggtCCACCTTGTTTATAaacatgtttaaaattttattttgtgataatttaaaattgtaataGAGGTGAAAATATGAACGGGAGATTTTGTAAGAATGAAGTTTTACTTGTCTATATGATATAAACATGTTTCTAAAGTCTAATATAACATtcatatgataatttattttaaaatatattttatgataaaaaccCCTAAAAATGATTACACTTATCTTTCAATAAATCTTAAATTATGCATTTTttaataaaccaaaaataaagttattttcaaTGAGGCTTAAAAAGGGAATAAGATTGATACagtattaatgataatgatttatattattttatttgtggtATATTTAGAAAGTATACTTTTAATTTGGATTTgttgtaattatatatttattatgattaatgaatTTCTGTACATATTTACGCATAacgtattttatatattttgagaaTAGTCAATTTGCTTCATC
Proteins encoded in this window:
- the LOC114383037 gene encoding uncharacterized WD repeat-containing protein C17D11.16-like, with amino-acid sequence MISAISWVPKGVSKSELVVAEPPPEEEIQEIIANHATKSGDSDNEDANNDDVVAQALTVADAVGKASTGTCDEITLAFKDLDMDLYDDEDEGIEVFSSGIGDLYYPSNDMDPYLKDKNDDDSEELEDMIINPTDSVVVYACTEDEVSYLEVWVIEDADSSEMNMYPHHNIIIPAFPLCTAWLDCPLKGGERGNFIAVGSMEPSIEIWDLDVIDEVQPCVVLGGFEERKKKGKKKSIKYKDDSHTDSVLGLAWNKEYRNILASASADKQVKIWDVVAGKCDITMEHHSDKVQAVAWNHHAPQVLLSGSFDHTVVLRDGRMPSHSGYKWSVTADVESLAWDPHTEHSFVVSLEDGIVKGFDIRTANSDSSSDPSSTFTLHAHDKAVTSVSYNPSAPNLLATGSMDKTVKLWDLSNNQPSCVASKSPRAGAIFKISFSEDNPFLLAIGGSKGKLQVWDTLSDSGISRRYGNYNKNRSQSGS